CCTCGACCCCACTGCCTAAACCCTACCGCCCCTGTGAGCTCCCCCTCCGCCTTCTCCCTCCCGTAGTCGCCGCGGTCCCTGCCGATCTTGCCCGCGGTTGATGTGCTCCGGGCGCGTTCGATGCGCGGTCACTCCACCACCCGCGCCCTCTCTTCGCAGCTCCACGCCGGCGTGCCGTGCTTGCGGCCACCGCGGTCCCGGCCACGCCCGCTCGATCGCGCGCGCGTGTCCCCGCCACGCTCCGCCCACCCATGTCGTGTTCCGCCCGCGCATGCGCGCGCCGCGTGCTACTTCTCCTCCTGCTGCCCGCGCAACCGCGCCCTCTTGTTGCTGGCTCTACCCCACCGGCGCCACCCTCCGCCGGCGCCGCTCGCTGTCGACCGCCTGCAAGCCCCCCTACGGCCGCTCAGATCGCCGCCATCCGCTTCCTCCCGCCGGGCGGGCACCCACAATCGTAGCGCCCGTTCGGGCTGGCGCCCGCACGCCCCTCTGCCCGCTAGCGCCCGCCCCGCTAGGCCCCGATGGGCCACTGCTAGAGGGCCCCACGCCCCTTTTGGTTAAAacgaaaatgaaaaacaaaataataaaataaatttaattaattaattaattgattaaattaattaagttaattaatcctaattaattaatctaattaacctattagtttaattaaaagtaattagtttaactaaaccctaattaacctaacaaagtatgacaggtgggtcccactggacccacgcgtcagtttgacccagtcaacccccgttgactgctgacgtcagcatgacatcatgctgatgtcataaatccaatttcgaattaaattaaataattaattaaattccagaaattaataaaatctttagaaaatcatatcttttaatccgtaacttggattaaattattttcaacatgaaagttgctcagaacgacgagacgaatccggatatgcagcccgttcatccgccacgcatccctagcatagtgaacacgcaactttccccctccgtttcatctgaccgaaaacgcgaaacaccggggatactttcccggatgtttccccccttcaccggtatcgcctcataccgcgttagggcacccctagcatcgcactttgtcatgtcatgcatcgtcatgcatttgtttgcattatatttattgtttcttccccctcttctctcactagacaccgagaccgacgccgctgctacccagtacgactacggtgttgacgacccctctctcttgccagagcaaccagccaagccccctccccttgatcaccagatatcgcttactctcctctatactgcttgcattagagtagtgtagcatgttactgctttccgttaatcctatcctgatgcatagcctgtccttgctactactgttgttacctttgcctgcaatcctaatgcttagtataggatgctagtttatcatcagtggccctacattcttgtccgtctaccatgctatactatcgggctgtgatcactcgggaggtgatcacgggtatatactatatactttatacatgttaCATGTGataactaaagtcgggttggctcgaggagtacccgcgagtgattcacggattgggggctgaaaggacctttgtctcgacggccctctgggtggatctttgtggcggagcgacagggcaggttgagaccacctaggagagaggtgggcctggccctggtcggcgtccgtggttatttcaaaataacacacttaacgggatcttggtatttgatctgagtctggccactagcctatatgcactaaccatctacatggggacagttatgggcactcgacgttgtggtatcagccgaacccttcgtgacatcagcgactaagcggcacgcgccgggttggaccgcgtaacgcaacttcctttgtaatggaggttgctaggtctgctctccggtcgCGTTCGTaaagtgcaggtgtgcaaagggcgatgggcccagacccctgcgccataggatttagaccggcgtgttgacctctctgttgtgcctaggtagggctgtgacgtgttgatcttccgaggccgggcatgacccagaaaagtgtgtccggacaaaggggatcgagcgtgttgggaaatgtggtgcacccctgcagggaagttgatctattcaaatagtcatgtccctcggtaaaaggacgacccggagttgtaccttgaccttatgataactagaaccggatacttaataaaacacacccttccaagtgccagatacaaccggtgatcgctctctcacggggcgacaaggggaggatcatcggttaggattatgttatgcgatgatacttggtgaacttaccatctactcttttctcctgctgcaagatggaggttaccagaagcgtagtcttcgacaggactagctatccccctcttattccggcattctgcagttcagtccatatatgatagccttttccatttgatactaatgcatacatatgtagtgtagctccttgcttgcgagtactttggatgagtactcacggttgctttgctccctcatttccccctttctatactcgattgctgcgaccaggcgTTAGAGCCTAGGAgctagacgccatcgtcgacgacgactactactactcgggaggtgcctactactacgtgcagcccactgacgacgaccaggagtagtttaagaggatcccaggcaggaggcctgcgcctctttcgatctgtatcccagtttgtgctagccttcttaaggcaaacttgtttaacttatgtctgtactcagatattgttgcttccgctgactcgtctatgatcgagctcttgtattcgagccctcgaggcccctagcttgtaatatgatgcttgtatgacttattttatttgtagagttgtgttgtgatatcttcctgtgagtccctgatcttgatcgtacatgtttgcgtgtatgattagtgtatggtcaaatcgggggcgtcacactcggTCCACTTCCATACTAATGAGGAACGGcacatgacctggatgaccaacagACAACGGATGACTGCTACATGAAAGGATTTCATGGATTTGCTTCAGGTTCCTGATGAGGGGCTCAACACACCCGTTGGTGTACGCCCTCATGCCAATTCtgagtcagccaacaagaacaagtTTCAGCCCTACTATGTTGAGAAGTTGCTTCCCAGTGGCAAGAAAGCGTGGGTGCTGAACCCCTTCCTCgacatcatgtatcgcatcttccacAACTCTCTTTTTccccgcattggtgacaaggacaaagtgcatgcctatcttgtggatatgatgctcatctgTGAGGAGGCGCGTCTCTCTTAGACTCAACCACTTGacatctcacatatcatgtggtgcgagcttcggtttgcggtgttcacccgtaaggtacccatctatggaccttatctGTTTCTGTTGATCTCgaggacttgggagaagctctatcccgaTGAGGAGTTTCTTGCCCCTGACTAGATTCGTCATGAGCCCATTAAGCTCCGTGTCAAGCCCtagtgggccaacactactacccgTGCTGAGGCAGCGGCTGCTCAGATGGATGTGGATGCAGATGATATTGAGGAGGAGGACGCTGATGAGGGCAGCTCTGCTGGCTACTCGCCTTCATCTTCTGAGCCcgcttgggctaagaagctgaagaacaagatgaaggctctgttctgcatgcaggccaaggggcagtacaggtcTCATGTTGctcagaagaagagtcgccgccgcGACAAGCGGATTTTGGGGACGTTTGGCGAGTAGATATCCAGCGGATCTAAGAGGGTCATCACGCCAGAGGCAGCCTGGATGGCgaagcagggctacaagtggaccgattctgaggaggacaaggaggagaccatccatgttgccgagtctgacgaggagcgtgCGAGTGATtactccgcttgagccaccacttgtgttgtaggtgtcctctctgcctttttggtgcctCGATGCCAAATGGGGAGAGAATGTAGGATTTGCGAGTTGTGAGTTGTGTTTCGTCTTTTCACTTTGCTTTCATTCCGTTgaacctcgtttgctttggttggtttgtgcttgtgagacctttcgatcatatggtgtaagacatatgcactctaccgTACCTTATTGTGCTTATGCTATCTTGTGCTATTTACATTATGCTCATATGTACTATCTTACTTAGTGTTAGCCTTATTGTTGTAAGatatgccttgtctataaaatatagggggagtgttgatcctagtatgtgtgtcgtgcagtccaaagcactcatctagataacacacatctagggggagcctgtctatattttagAGGTGTGGGGTTTGCCCATGTTATATGTTATCTCCCTTTATGCAAATcccatattgtcatcaatccaccaaaaaggaggagattgtaaaagggggagattgtaagggcatattttcccttagttgttttggtgattgatgacaatgcttttgcggactaatcgtgtgcattgaggccttatttggttcagcttttatcgacggattccgcctgccgcgcagcagaatctgaaccaaagggcgaacccagcagaatccgattccagaaatccgctgccaaaatctgaaccaaaagcggaagcagcccaggacgtgctttccaaaatctgattctGCTGCGGGTCAAAATCTGGAAAAgctgtatcagctggtttgccaaatgacctacatctttttcacatcagattttccacagctgttttttcacagcagatttttcacagctgcttttaaaaatccacagccgaaccaaacagggcctgagTATTTCAGACAtttcatcactaggcacaagacgatttggtgctcctcaaagactattgaagacggcgtttctgtatgtttcttttcggtggatttgagtcgtaggaaacccgtactattaagaggggatccgctttggaaaggcttgggtggaatcatcacgtacacgtctactcctttgcaccgcctttcctttgacactttggagcatcctccgtctttTCTTGTCTATGCAAAATGTCGTGCTTGCTGAtatggggcatgcggtagtactgctcctaggagcggtagtaccgcatgccctTGTGGTAGTATCGGcctctggcgcggtagtaccgcaagtgcccacggtagtaccgcttccttggagcggtagtactgtggcctcaggccaggcgctGCTGTTATTGCggtagtaggggcagatgtaattttttacatctgcgccctacgcggtagtaccacgCCGTGCGCTCTGGCCAGGCTCAGCAGCTTGCGCggcagtaggagcggatgtaattttttacatccgcaccccgcGCGGTAGTACTGCTTCTGGCTTGCAGTACTACCGTGTCAGATTTTTGCATAGATCCCAACTCAgcggaagttgccatggatgtatttttatatgtccgtgcCTTCCCAAAAATCTGGAccatccctgccttgcggtagtaccgcaagggggagcagtagtacctagccagcggttctaccgccctctACTTCATTGCATCTGGGTTGTTCTGGTTTCTGCTGCTCAGGCGGTAGTACCAtggggccttgcggtagtaccgcgtccccAGCGCGGCAGTACCGTGCTACGCAGGTTGAGTTGGTGGATAACagttggatttgttcttccactatataaggggtgtcttcttctccgagttgaccatctcttccatccccaagctccattgtttttccaagctccattttcacccgatctatctctctagccaatcaaactttttGATTTGCTCgaaagtggttgagaaggccccgatctacacttccaccaagagatttttgattctcccacctatccctagcggatcttgttactcttgggtgtttgagcatcctagacgattgagttcaccacggagccatattccattgtggtgaagctttgtggtatcGTTggtagcctccaattaagttgtggagatagccccaaccttgtttgtaaaggttcggtcgccacctccaagggcaccaatagtggaatcatggcatctcgcattgtatgagggcgtgaggagaatacgatggccctagtggcttcttggggggcattgtgcctccacaccgctccagcggagacgtacttcccctcaaaaggaaggaacttcggtaacacatcctcgtcttcaccggctccactcttggttatctcgtgtctttacttgtgcaagcttatttgtgttatatcccttgcttgcttgtgtacttgttcttgttgcatcatatatgttgctcacctagttgcatatctagacaacctactttgatgcaaagtttaaattggtaaagaaaagctaaaaattgttagttgcctattcacccctccccctctagtcaatTATATCGATCATTTCATCCTAGATATCATAACGTCTAGGTTGGGGCTACGGCACGGTTAAACTGAGTTTGAGCTCATGCGGTCTCGGATGAACAATAAAAGAGAATTAAaaaattctgaatattttttaGCAAGCATCGATTAATGTTTTGATAGCTTGCAAAGTTCCCAACATCGGATGACATTCGTGAAAAACATggcaaaagcattttggagcatcaTATTTTTGCCATATCTTTCCCGAATGTCATTTTGTGATGAAACTTTGCAAACAATGAAAACATCTGTCAATATTTGCTAAAAAAATCAACTTTTAAAtattttttctcattttttattttattgttCACTCGAGCTCAGAAAAGCACTTTCGCCGGGGCTATtcctttgttgttgtttttttggcACAAAACGTCTATGCCAGTCCTACTATTATTTTTCNNNNNNNNNNNNNNNNNNNNNNNNNNNNNNNNNNNNNNNNNNNNNNNNNNNNNNNNNNNNNNNNNNNNNNNNNNNNNNNNNNNNNNNNNNNNNNNNNNNNNNNNNNNNNNNNNNNNNNNNNNNNNNNNNNNNNNNNNNNNNNNNNNNNNNNNNNNNNNNNNNNNNNNNNNNNNNNNNNNNNNNNNNNNNNNNNNNNNNNNNNNNNNNNNNNNNNNNNNNNNNNNNNNNNNNNNNNNNNNNNNNNNNNNNNNNNNNNNNNNNNNNNNNNNNNNNNNNNNNNNNNNNNNNNNNNNNNNNNNNNNNNNNNNNNNNNNNNNNNNNNNNNAACATAGATCATACATCATATTCAATATGAATTCAAAAGTTCCCCTAAAATATATGGATTCAAACCACTCCTAATAATTTCCCGATGCAATGGTGCGGGGTATTTTTTTTAGTTTATTTATATTACATATAAAAAGAGAAAGCTAAAAGGGAGCAGCACATTCCCGGGCCCGCTACAGAGCAGAAAGCAGCCGGAAGCGGGAGCGAAAGCGCCTCGAGACGCGCCGTGCTCCCGCACACTCCACTTCATCACACTCTGCTGTGCTCCGCGTCCTCCAATCCGGCGCCCCCAAAATCGTCGGAGCCCAATGGCGGCAGCCTCGCCTCCCTCCCTccacctcgccctcctcctcttcgcAGTCCGCGCGGCCGTCAGCGGCGCCGCGGGGGCGGTcggggtgagcggcggcgggcagcTGTGGTGCGTGGCGAAGAACAACGCCGAGGACGGCGCGCTGCAGTCGGCCATCGACTGGGCCTGCGGCCCCGACGGCGGCGCCGACTGCCGCGCCATCCAGCAGGGCGGCGCCTGCTACGAGCCGCCCGACCTCCTTGCGCACGCCTCCTACGCCTTCAACGACTACTTCCTCCGATCCGGCGgcgccgccagccccgccgcctgcGACTTCTCCGGCGCCGCCGCGCTCATCGGCCTCAACCCTAGTAAGCACCGGCTCGACCCGGATTCTCTCGTGGATGATGAAGCGTCCATTGATTTCAAATTTACCAAGCATTGTTTTGCTTCGCTAAAGGCTGGATTCATGCTATGGAGTTGTGACACCTTGGTGTCGGTGCTGCCACCGGCATTTGTTTTTGCAGGTCATGGGAACTGCGTGTTTCCTTCCAGGTTCGTGCACCGCGCCTGGCCTCCAAGTTCAGCTTTCATTCTTTGAATGGTATCTCTGCATTCGCCATCTTTGAGTATCAGTTAATCTTCTGGCTTCCTGCCTAAATTGTGGATATTGGTCCTATTGTTCGAGGAACTGGATATTTTATTTCAAAATTATCAAGAACCAACAAAGCAGAGTGTGTGTTAGACTGTTGGAGGGTCGTGTTTGGAAGTGTCACCCACATCATTGTCAGAAACAACTTGAGCTCAGTGCTAGAGATTGAAAACCAAAATCTCTAGAAAACATAACTTCTGCTAAGTGCCCTATAGACAAACACTGTAGTCAATATTGCATCAGAAGGGCAGATCAGATGATCTATATCAGTTATCTTTTGCAAGCATCAATTAATTGCTAGGTTTTATCAAATCTCAGTATCAGTAACTACATGGAATGCATGGCATTTTGTGTGGTTGAGACTAGACTCAGGGCTAGGATAAGCACTAGCTATGAAGAAAGTGTCCATCTGATGATAGGACCTAAGCATGCTATTAGTCtttccttctcctttttcttccCCGAGTTCATCTGATGATACCCTTTTAGTCTAGAAATATTAGTATGGTCAAGGCTAGTAATGCAGTTTGTCTAACCAATCATTCTTCGTGAGTTATGTACTGCCGATTCTTTTCTTTCTAAGTTTTAATTACGTGATGTTCACAGAATCTAATCAAGTATTATTTTACTTCTCCATTCATCATATATTAATCTAGTGAGCATGTGAGCGGGTTTCAAATATCATTTGCATTTATTTGGTTGGTATCATGGTATATGTCATCACTGATTCTCTGGTGCCAAGTTTTTAACTTTCAACTCGGCTCATCACCATGTTCAGTTCCTGGCTCCGCCCTTGCACTAGTTGTTCCTCCACCATGCTCCGCCCTTGCCCTTGCACTGTTTCATCCATGTTGATGGTGTGGTTTTGAGGTAGTGGTGTAGATATCTTTTTTTTTTCTGTCACAATAAAATACCAATTTATTGCTTTCACATACATACACATTGCTTAACCATATCATGCATTGGAGGATACCAGTTTTTAATTCGACCTTTAAAATTGTTGGGTgtaatctttcatatgatttatatatCATTGATTGAGTGAGAATGATATAAGACTGGCATGCATGTCTACATGTAGTTGTACACATAATTAGTCGTCAAATAAATTTTACCAGTCATAGATATCCACTAGACCACTAAGGTGAGATACCAATTGTAGTTCCGTAGCTAGACACTTACCCAAAGTTTTGGAGGTTCTTTCTAAGTGATTAGcatatctgttgcatggaaatatgGAATGGAACAAGCAAATTTTATTTGGTACGTTATTGAAGATACACATTTTAGATTCAGCTTGTTGACGTGTATATGTGGATTGCTTATCCCTTTCCATCAGTTCAGACTTTtagttgcgttggctagtgcatgaagcttaacatggtatcaggGCCTAAGATCTTGAGTTCAAATCCCGACTTTCACAATTTATCCAAAAATTGATGCCACTCCCTCTGTGTCCACGTATAGGCTTCTTGAGCCATACCTCTGAGTCTATTCACGTGTTGGCTAATGCATGAAGCTTAATGCAACTTATGGTTATTGTGTTGTGCTAGTTTTTATTAAGCTGCCGCG
This portion of the Triticum dicoccoides isolate Atlit2015 ecotype Zavitan chromosome 7A, WEW_v2.0, whole genome shotgun sequence genome encodes:
- the LOC119327864 gene encoding PLASMODESMATA CALLOSE-BINDING PROTEIN 5-like, encoding MAAASPPSLHLALLLFAVRAAVSGAAGAVGVSGGGQLWCVAKNNAEDGALQSAIDWACGPDGGADCRAIQQGGACYEPPDLLAHASYAFNDYFLRSGGAASPAACDFSGAAALIGLNPSHGNCVFPSSSSPRNGSFTGITTYGRTGADLSQSSSWQLNTWSFILCISLSATIFVVSRF